A stretch of DNA from Fodinicurvata sediminis DSM 21159:
GGTACACGGCAGCCAGGGCGGCGGTGTCCTCAATCATAAGGATCGAAGGATGGGTGGCGGCCTCGGCCTTCGTGTCCTGGTTTGTCGCGGTGTCCCTGGCGGTGGACATGGCAGCTCCTGGCCCTTTCGGTCGTGGCACAGTTTAGACCAGGCGGCTTCAAGAAGGAATGTCAGGCAATCCCGCCGATGTGGCTCCAATGGCCACCCAGAGGCCCAGAGCGAGGAACAGCAGGGCCGCGAGCGTGCGTATCCAGCGCAGGTCGACTCGCCCCATGGCAATCCGGCCCATGTAGATCACGGGTACGTTCGCAAGCATCATGCCCAAGGTGCTGCCAATCACCACGGCGAGCAGATTCTGGAATTGCGCGCTCAGCGCGATGGTCGCCACCTGAGTCTTGTCGGCCATCTCGGCCAGGAAGAAAGTGAAAAGCGTTGCCCAGAAGGCGCTGCGGCGGTTGGCGGCCGCGCCGTCCCCCGTCTCGTCAAGCTTGTCAGGAATCAGGCTCCAGGCGGCCATCGCCAGAAACGAGCCGGCCAGCAGCCAGCGCAGCGCCTCATCCGGCAGGTATTCGGCAACCAGCACCCCGAGCGTTCCAGCCAATGCGTGATTGGCCAAGGTTGCCAACAGGATGCCGGCCATGATGGGACCTGCGGCTCGATAACGTGTGGCGAGGACGAAGGTCAGAAGCTGGGTCTTGTCGCCAATCTCCGCGACGGCAACGGCAAGTGTCGATACGAGGAAAGCTTCCATGTGACAACGGCTGTGGGCCGGGTGACGAACACACCAGTGACATTGCCGTTCCCACCCGACCCCCGGTTGCGGAACGGCAATGTCAAAGGTCTCACCAGGCGCGGAAAGTGGGATTCCGGCTGCCTGCACCACGGCCAGATCACAGGATGTTCCGGCCAAGTCTGTTGATACAGGCCCCTCTTGGGACAGGAGGTTGGTTACTCCCCAATGACGGGGAGGAAGATAGCCAGCAACCCCTTTTGTTGCAACGCCGCCTTCAATGAATGTCCTGTGGCGATGCAGTCGGGGCCAGACCTGCCTCGATGGAGGCGGTCTGGATGGCACGCACGGCCTGGGCATAGCGTCGTTCGATCTGCCCGCGATCACGTGCTTCGGCCACATTGCGCCGGCCGGCACCGACCAGCATTGCGGCCTGGTCCAGCATCCGATCCCTGTGAACCGGCAGGTGAATGTAGACCGACAGCTTGGCCAGGGCTTCGAGCATGCGGATCAGAATGTCCGGCCGTTCCGCACCATCCTGCCGGATCTGGTCGAAGGCCGTCCCGAGAATGCTGGAAAAGTCCGATACCGGGATGACAAGCCGGGCAGCGCCACGCGAGTCATGGTAGGTTTCACTGTTGGCGCCATAGGCCATGATACGCGCCAGCGCCAGTGTCAGGCGGTCAATGGCGGCAATGGCAGTGTTCGGATCATTGATGCTGGACGACAGCCCGCGCAGGGCGACGTCCACCAATTGTCGCGCGGCGAATTCCAGGTCCTGGGTCGGTGTGCGCTCGTCGCCGGTCACGACAGCTTCCCTGAGATGCTGCAGCAGCCGCTTGCTTGCATTTTCAGATGGGACGACGCGGATGTGTGCACCCTTGGGCAGCACATGATGGCCGGGGCGGAAGGTCAGTTCGGCACAGGCGTCGGCATGCTTCAGGGCGGCTACCATCTTTTCGTGGTTGATGGTCTGGACATAGCCGCCCTTGTCCAGGGGCAGTTCCACCGCTGCGCCGAAGGATGGCGCCGGTACTTGCTTGTTCTTGTTCTTCTCGTGGGAAATCAGGTGGGCAATGGTGGAATCGAAGGTGCTGCCGACCCTCCGGATAATGGTGTCCGCCACGACCGAGCGCGAGAGGTGGTGGACGAAGATCAGCAGCAGCAGGACGCAGAAGAGAAACAGCAGGGCCCCCAGACTGACGGCCAGGTCTGGTACCTGGTCGGTCTTCCAGTCTCCACTGATCGCCTGCAGCACCAGAAGCAGGTAGACAATAGTGCCCAGAAAGAAGCCCAGGATGGCCTGGGTACGGCGATCCGCGATGAAGGCCCGAATCATGCGCGGCCCCATCTGGCTGGCCGCAATGCTCAGGACGACCATGGTGATGGAGATGGCCAGGGTCGTCATGGTGACCAGCGAAGAGAGCAGGGTGGACAGCAGGTTCTGGGCATCCTGGGCGCTGCCGTTGTGTAGCCACCAGCGAGGTGCATTGTCCTGGCTGAAACGTGGCGCATCCAGCATCAGCATCAGGTTGGCACCCACAAGTCCGGTCAGGATCAACAGCGCGGGCAGGAACCACAGGCTGGAGCGAACGCCCTGCCAG
This window harbors:
- a CDS encoding TMEM165/GDT1 family protein, whose amino-acid sequence is MEAFLVSTLAVAVAEIGDKTQLLTFVLATRYRAAGPIMAGILLATLANHALAGTLGVLVAEYLPDEALRWLLAGSFLAMAAWSLIPDKLDETGDGAAANRRSAFWATLFTFFLAEMADKTQVATIALSAQFQNLLAVVIGSTLGMMLANVPVIYMGRIAMGRVDLRWIRTLAALLFLALGLWVAIGATSAGLPDIPS
- a CDS encoding DUF2254 domain-containing protein, which encodes MIERLLNFWQGVRSSLWFLPALLILTGLVGANLMLMLDAPRFSQDNAPRWWLHNGSAQDAQNLLSTLLSSLVTMTTLAISITMVVLSIAASQMGPRMIRAFIADRRTQAILGFFLGTIVYLLLVLQAISGDWKTDQVPDLAVSLGALLFLFCVLLLLIFVHHLSRSVVADTIIRRVGSTFDSTIAHLISHEKNKNKQVPAPSFGAAVELPLDKGGYVQTINHEKMVAALKHADACAELTFRPGHHVLPKGAHIRVVPSENASKRLLQHLREAVVTGDERTPTQDLEFAARQLVDVALRGLSSSINDPNTAIAAIDRLTLALARIMAYGANSETYHDSRGAARLVIPVSDFSSILGTAFDQIRQDGAERPDILIRMLEALAKLSVYIHLPVHRDRMLDQAAMLVGAGRRNVAEARDRGQIERRYAQAVRAIQTASIEAGLAPTASPQDIH